The sequence below is a genomic window from Nostoc flagelliforme CCNUN1.
CCGTTAGAATATTTCCATTTTTCAGGTTTTGCTAACTATTTTGAAAAATTGGAATTGAACGAAACTAATACTTGGACTTTTGGACAGTAGATATATGGCTTTTAGATATCGTTTTTTGGTGATATCCGCTCCGGGTGGAATAAGGTTGACGAAAGAACAGAAAAAATACAATCGGGAACTCAATCGATTAAGAATTGTTGTTGAACACGTAAATCGTCGTCTAAAGATATTTAAAATTTTGTCTGATAGATATCGGAATCCTCATCGACGTTTTGGATTAAGGTCGAATTTAATTGCGGGAATTTATAACCACGAATTAGCTTTATAAATCGGATTATAAAATAAAATTAATCAAATAATTTCAGTAATTAATCAATAACTGAAACAACGTTTTTTGCCTTTTTTTTAGTTTAGCGATCGCCTGCCGTGGGCGGAGCCATTGCCTGATAATACTCGCTCAAAAAATTTATAAACTCTTACTATTTGAACTGCCAAAAACTGAAATTAGAATAACCCCTAATAATACCACAAAATATTTATGCAAGAGTTCTATAGGTCAAAAAACCAGCTCGATGAAACTGGATGCTCGTTGCACCTGCTTTCTGAGCTTTATTTCGAGCATAAGTCAGCATTGCTTGAGAAATATCAACCGCATGAATTGATGCTCCGGTCAGTGACGCTTGAATTGCAAATGTTCCGGTTCCTGCTCCTAAATCAATCACGATTTGGCCCGATGTAATACCAAGCCGAGACACCAAGGCTTGCTCTTTTTCAGGCGTACTCGATGGCTGCTTGAGATCAAACGATTCGGCTTGTGCTGCATCTTCAAAATCAACACCCGCCATCTTCGATTCATCAAAATACCAGTTTGGCAAAGAAACCATGCTGTTCATCCTTGCGTAGGTTTATGTTGGTCTTCTTTTTTGTTTTTAATTTTTACTTTTTTAATTTGAGTTCCATAAATATTTCTGCTATTTCATTTTCATTATATTTATTAATTTCTTGAAAACCATATTTTTCAAAAATCTTCCTTGCTGCAATAGATTTTCTCATCGTATCCAATCTTAATATATGTAATTCGTTTTTTTTTGCATTCAACAATAAATGTTCCATTAATAATGTACCTATTCCTTTACCCTGATATAAAGGTAAAACAAAGTACCTTTTGATCTCTCCTATTTTATCTATTTTGTTTAATATCTTTAATCCAACACTTCCAATTAATGCGGCATTTTCAATTATAATCCAGAAATTTCCGCCTGGACTTTGGTATATATTTTCAATATTCCTTATATCCGAATGTAAGCCAGTTGGATCAAATTTATATCCTCTGTATGAATACATTATTTCCAAAAATTCTTCCAAACTAGCCTGGAATTCGTAACTGTATGGGATTAATTCCATTCTTGAGGGGAGACAAAATGGTCTAGAATGCTTATATTACAAAGAGTGTAGCAATTTGTGGTAAAAGAAAAAGAGCATTCATTCGCAACAAGCTCTATTTAATGATAATGTTACCAGAATTCTACGAAACAAACCTCAAGCGAGAATTGGGACGTGCAGAATATTTATTACTAAAAATCCTGATAAATTTATTACAATCTATTAAAACTGTAAGCCTTGAGGCATTGGCTACAGCTTTACCTATTCCAATATTGTTTGAGAGTAGAAGAAAAAAGATTCAACGTTTTTTATCTCTGAATTACATAAATGTTGAAGAAATATGGTTTCCCATAGTTAAAAGCTGGCTAGAAATATATTTTCCTTTGACTGAAGTTGTTTATGTAGTTATAGACCGGACTAATTGGGGATGCATTAACCTATTAATGATTAGTGTGGTTTGGGATAAAAGGTCTATTCCAATATATTTTGAGTTATTAAACAAGTTAGGCTCGAGTAATTTTGACGAACAAAAAGTTGTTTTTAATAAAGCGCTACCCCTGTTTAAAAATTATAAAACTGTTGTGCTAGGAGACCGCGAATTCTGTTCACTGAAATTGGCTAACTGGCTTACAGAGCAGAAAGTGTACTTTTGTTTACGTATAAAAAAAGATGCTTTTATAGAAATAGAACCCGAGATTTGGCTGCAATTAAAAGATTCAGGTTTATCGCCTGGAGTTTCGTTTTTTTTTCAAGGGGTTAAATATACAAAGTCTACAGGATTTATCAGTTTTAACCTTGCTGGTAAATGGAAACGTAAACGCTTTGGAGTCGCCCCTGAAGAAGGCTGGTTTATTCTCACTAATTTTGATACTTTAGAGTCGAGTATTAAAGCTTATAAAAAACGGTTTGATATTGAAGAGATGTTTAGAGATTTTAAGAGTGGTGGTTACAACTTAGAAGATACTAATGTATCAGGACAACGGCTAATTTCATTAATATTATTAATCTCGCTTGCCTATACTGCTGCAACTATATCTGGTCAAAAAGTTAAACGTATGGGTGTTCAAAAATATGTCGGTCGAATTAAAGAATTGGGGCGGACAGTTCGGCGTCATAGCAGTTTTTATATTGGATTATATGGGTCTAACTGGGTCGATTTTATGGAAAATTCTTATGAATTGGTGGCTGACTTAATGACACTAGCTCCTAATAAGCGGAAGTATTATCAACAAGGGAAGAGAGCTATGAGGCTTATTTTATCTGCATCATAGCCCTTTTTGTAGCCCCGCAAGAATTCCATTTCTTTTATATCGATATTGCTAATATTGATTTTTTTATTAAAAGACTAACGACCAAGTTGAGCTGTAGCAGTGGACTGAAACAACCCCAACGAACGCTGGTCAAGCAGCTCTAACTGCTCTCCACTGACATAAGACTTATTGCCCATTTTGGTTGGCTTGATGCTTAACCGATTGATGCGATCGTAGAGAACAGATTTAACAATCCCGTACTTATCGGGAAGCTGTGCTAGGCACTCGGTCGAGTTTGGTCATAGTCGGCGGTCTGACTGGCAGACTGTTTGTGTAACAGCATACACGCTCTCACTCTCTATTAGCAACTATAAATGGTTCAAAAAATAAATACAAAAAGCCCAGACTCTCATCTTTACTTTCTTAGTGCCCATCCGTTGGCTCAGAACTTGGGGTTTCAACTTTCAAGTTATCTCCCTGCTTGCTCACTGAAAAGTCCGGCTCATTTTTGCTAGTTTGAGCAAGGCCAGCAGACCATTTGGATGGCAGTTAGGTCGAGGGGGATCTTAAATCCAAGACCCGTCTGGTTACAACAGAGGGCAAAGGACAACATTCCTTCAGCAAGAACTGCCCTTTGCCCTTTACCTTTGTGATAAAAAAGTGCGTGGTTAAAATTTAGTATCCATCCCTCTATAGATTGTCTGGGCTGAAGGTGGAGTGCTTGGAGTTTGGAAGAATTGATTGAGCAATTGAGTTTGATTTACAACAGTTCAAGTTTCGTCTTGTATACCATTGAGCTTGGCGTAATAACCATCTTGGGAAATTAGTTCGTCATGACTGCCAGTTTCCACGATCCGCCCTTGCTCAAGTACGTATATCCTGTCTACATAACGTGCCGCCAACATCCGGTGAGAAACCAGCACCGTGGTGAGTCCGTCCCTAACCGATCGCAATTGCGACAGAACCAAGGCCTCGGTTCTCGTATCCAACGCAGAAAAGCAGTCATCCAGCAGCAAGATAGGGGTCTGGCGAATCAGTCCACGGGCTAGACTGGTTCTCTGCTTCTGTCCACCCGATAAAGTTACCCCACGCTCACCAATTAGTGTGGATAAGCCTGCATTGAATTTGTTGATCGTTGCCTCAAGCTGTGCAGATCGCGCAGCCTGCCAAATAGATTCGGGCGATCGCTTTGGATTATCGAATGAGATATTCTCCGAAATTGGTGCTGCGAACAGAAAAGTATCTTGGGGGACAAATGACAGGTTCTGGCGGAGATGACTTAGCGGGATATCTCGTAGGTCTTGCCCATCCACTTTGATTTGTCCGCTATTAGGCTGCAATTGCCTGGCCAGCAGCCGCAGCAAGGTGGATTTGCCAGATCCTACGCGACCGATGATGGCAATCATTTCGCCAGGGCTAATACTTAAGGATATCTGTTCGAGAACCGAACGCGATCGCAGCCCAGCACCTACTGGGTAACTATATGACAGATTGTAAACTGTGATTTCGCCATTGATAGGCTGGGCTGATGAACCTGCCGGAGCATCTTGAATCTCAGGTTTTTGATCCACGATCTCAAATACTCTGGTTGCAGCTGTACTGGCATTGAGCAAAGCATACACTACAAAACTGCTTTCCTTGATTACCCCAAGAATCATAGCCAGATAAAAGATGAAAGCTGTCAGCGTGCCGACGCTCATTTGCCCAGCCAATACTTGGCTTCCACCCACACCAACAACGATTAAGGTCATCAAACCACTACCAAGCACAACGGAGGCAGTGAGAATAGCGTTTAAATGGATCAACTTTTGATGAGCTAGCGCATAACGATGTGATACTCCTGTAAAGTGTTTAATCTCTCGCTCTTCCTGGGCATGGGACTGGATGGTACGGATACCCTTGAGGTTTTGCTGCACCGTTTCTGTCAACGCACCAAAACCCGCTTGCACTGTTGCCGATGCCAGCAAAATACGCCCAGCCAAATACCAGCCATTAGCGACTATTACTACCAGTAAAGGAATGAGCAACAATGTCAATTGAAGCGACTGTTGCACCATAAAAATCGGTGCAATCAACGCCACACCGATTAGGCTTACCAGTCGATGCACCGCAGAACGAAAAAAGCGGCGAATAGACTCCATGTCATTGGTTGCTCGTGCAATCAAGTCACCCAACTGGTAATTTGCATAGAAGCCGCGACCAAGGGTCTGTAAGTGTGCATAGAATTCTTGCTTTAAGTCATAAGATATGTAAATTGAAATCAGCGCGTTCTTGCGGCGGCCAAAGTGCAGGATCGCAAAGCGTACAGCCGTCAAACCAAGTATCGCCAGAACTGGCAATAAGATATTCTCGTCCTGCTTTGAAATCAGATCGATGCCGACTTTCAGATAGATGGGAATGGCAGCTTCAACAACATGAACAGCCAGCAGAGCTAATACTGCTATCAACCACTGAAAACGGTAAGGCTTAAAGTAGTGAAAAAGTCGCTGCAATGAAGTTAAAGTACGTAAGTCCGATTTCAATCTTTCTTGGTCGGCTAACATCGGTTTAATCTTGCTATATAGGGAAAAATCAATATTGAGTAAAGGCAATTTTTTTTGAATTGCTTAATCACAGCAGTTTGGATTTAAGATAATATTCAGCTTTTTAATTCCCAAATAATCAGGATAATACACTCTAGTTGAGGTCAATTGTTTCTACAAATGTATATTTCGGAAATCACCTGAATATTAGAAATCTTTAATTGGGCGGTTTGATGTATTTTGACCTATACCCTTGTACAATTGCGCTTCATAAAGCGTTTTATAAAAACCATTACGAAGCATCAATTCTGTATGATTTCCAACTTCGACTAACTGGCCATGGTTTAATACAACAATGCGATCGGCTCGGCGGATGGTCTGTAACCTGTGGGCAATGATAATGGAAGTTCTGTTGATGGTGACTTTGGCCAGCGCTGCTTGGATGGCAGCTTCAGTTTCTGGGTCAATACTTGCAGTGGCTTCATCTAGAATGAGGATTTCGGGGTTCAAGGCAATGACACGCGTAAACGCTAACAACTGGCGTTGACCTTGCGATAGATTTTGGCCGCGGTCTTCCAGTATCGTATCAAAGCCTAGTGGCAAGCCCTCGATGAAATCTAGGGTCTGTATCAGTTCGGCGGCATGTCGGGCATCTTTAAGGGTGATGGTGAATGCCACTAAGTTAAGCTGAAGAGTATGCAGCGTAAGGATTGCAGAGAGGCAGGGGTGCAGGGGTGCAGAGGGGAATTTCTAAATACCCGAACGCAATGCCTAAAACTTCTTCTTTCTCCCCTGCTCCTCCGCTCCTCTGCACCCCTGCTGCCTCAACGATTTTCTCTTTTCTTAGTGCCATTCGGGTGATGGTCGAGTTACCCAATGCAATGTTGTCATAGACGGTACCAGGGAACAGATGAAAGTCTTGAAAGATTACACCTACACGCTTACGGATCTGTGCAGGGTCTATCTGCATAATGTCGATGCCGTCAATGAACAAGCTTTTTTCAGGCACATCGTAAAAACGGCAGATGAGCCGGGTTAGCGTGGTCTTGCCAGAGCCAGTAGGCCCGACAATAGCAATGTTCTCACCGGGTGCGACATTCAGATTAAAGTGCTGGATAACCGATTCACCAGTTTCGTAACGGAAACTCAGGTCACGAAACTCGATACGGCCATGTAAGCCTTCGGGCAAGGGTATCGGCTGCGACGGCACGGATAAAGACTCTTTCCAGTCCAGCAGCCGGAATATGCGATCGCAAGCTGCCGCCGCTCGGAACACTGCATTAGCTTGATCGCCCAACGCCACAATCGGACGAAACAGCATGTCGCTGAATTGCAAGAACAACACGACCGATCCCAAGGTGGTAGTGTGGCTAAGTACATGTTGCCCGCCGAACCAAAGGATGCAAGCGATCGCCAAATAAGATATATTGTCGACGATCGGGTTGTATACGGTCTCTGCCATGATGGCCTTAGTCTCAGCCACCCGATTGGCATCGTTAATATCAGAGTACTGTTTAAAGCTCAGTGCCTCCCGCCCTGACATCTGCACGATTTCAATACCTGATAAGTTTTCATGCAAATGCTCGTTGAGGCGCGATAAGGTGGCACGAATGACCTGATAAATCGGACTAGAATAATATCTGAACGTGACGATTACAGCCGCAACAAAAATCAATAAGGGTGATAGCTTTGCTACCAGTATCGCATCCAGAGACAGCATTACGCTAACAGCGACAACTAGGGGAATCAATTCTCCAGCCAGCGCACCGACACCAGTCAGCAGTTCAGACAAGCTCTCGATATCGTTAGCGATCCGAGTCAATACCTGCCCAACCATAACCCGGTCATAAAAAGCAGCAGGCAGATGCTCGACATGGGCAAACAGATCCCGGCGCAAGTCGCTCAGACCCAATAGTGCTGCACGGGACAACTGGGTGCGGAAGGCGTACCCAAAGCCAGACCACAGCAACACCCAGAATAAGCCGACTACACAGGCTGCGATTATTTGTTCGGTGTCCAGTGCGATCGCTAACCGTTTGATTAATGCCATTTGTCCATAGTCTGGGAGATCAGTCCGGTAGTTATGCATCAGGATACCGTCTACTACCACCCGGCTAACCACGATTGGTACTAAGACGGCGGCGGTGGCCGAGAGCATAGCAAACAGCAGCGCTAACCCAATACGCCAGCGATACGGAACCATCCAGTGTCGTAACCGCCAAACATTGCTGGCAAAGGAGTTACGCATACCAATTGATGCTTCAAAGGGGTCGAGCCGGCCAAGAGTGTTAGAGGTCTTTGATGATGTCATATTTCGATCGCCCCATGACGAATGGCATTAACAAATTAGATAAGTCTTCTGCATCGATTTGATGACTTCTTCACAGGTTGCTTCTGGTTGTGGCAAAGGTAGTTTTTTCGTCAGATGTGTAGTCATTGCTTTCTTGATGCATTTGCTACTGAAGCAAGCTGTATATTTCTGGTTTTGTAGGTTAAAGCTTAAGCTGATATACTACGTCCTCTATTTTCTACTGCTTGTTTTAGCCACTGAAAGCATTATTTCTCAAAGAAAATACTGTTAATCGGTCGAAATAACGTATTTTGAATGAAGCTTATAGTCTCATGAACGAGAGTAAAAAGCAAGCATACAACTATTAATATAATTACTATGGCGGGCATGGAAATCCGAGCTTTTGAACTTACTGATGAGTCTGCCGTCATCGCCCTATGGATGCGGTGTGGTTTAACTCAACCCTGGAATGATCCCAAAAAGGACATTGAGCGAAAGCTTTGTGTACAACCCCATCTTTTTCTTGTAAGTATAATTGGGCAGGAGATTGTAGCAACAGTTATGGCCGGATATGAGGGGCATCGAGGTTGGATAAATTACCTTGCAGTTGCCCCGCAATATCAGCGTCAAGGAATTGGAAAGTTGATGATGCTAGAAGCCGAACAACTCCTTGTGGAAGTAGGTTGCCCCAAAATTAATTTGCAAGTGCGGACTACAAATAGCGAAGTTATGAAGTTTTACCAACACTTAGGATATGTTGTTGACGATGTTATCAGCTTGGGCAAGCGGCTTGAGTCTGATGAGTCACGATCTGATGTGATGCTGTCAGATTGAACTTCAAGTAAAGAATTAGGGGTTGGGGGAAAGTAAGATTGTGTCCTTTGGGGATCAAATTAATGAGATCAAAATGTTCAAAATTGCTAACCATGCCATTGTAGTTGTTAACGCAGATGTCGAAGTCAAGCGTTACACATCATTGGTAATTGATTCAAATACAGAGGATAGCTTTGTCAAATAAATTCGTCAGGATTGGTCGAACAGACTAGAACTCTTGCATAAATATTTTGTGGTATTATTAGGGGTTATTCTAATTTCAGTTTTTGGCAGTTCAAATAGTAAGAGTTTATAAATTTTTTGAGCGAGTATTATCAGGCAATGGCTCCGCCCACGGCAGGCGATCGCTAAACTAAAAAAAAGGCAAAAAACGTTGTTTCAGTTATTGATTAATTACTGAAATTATTTGATTAATTTTATTTTATAATCCGATTTATAAAGCTAATTCGTGGTTATAAATTCCCGCAATTAAATTCGACCTTAATCCAAAACGTCGATGAGGATTCCGATATCTATCAGACAAAATTTTAAATATCTTTAGACGACGATTTACGTGTTCAACAACAATTCTTAATCGATTGAGTTCCCGATTGTATTTTTTCTGTTCTTTCGTCAACCTTTTTCCTTTTGGTTTCTTAATTGGTGTTTCACTTAATTGATGAATTTTAGCAATTCCTTGATAGCCTTTATCCGCTATTACTTTCAGTAATTCTCCAAATTTTATCCCACTGCTTTTAAATAGCTTAAAATCATGAATTCTTCCCTGACCATGCCCTAAACAGATGATTTGACTGCTTTTTTGGCGAATTACTACCTGCGTTTTTAAAGTATGTTCTCCTTGTTTGCCACTAAAATATCTTTTTTGGCCTTTCTGAGGCTTTTCAATTGGACTCTCTGTGACATCCATCACAACTAAATCTTCTTGGGATGACATTTTCCATAATTCTTTTTTCCCTGGTAAACGAAACTTTCTTGACTTAATCAAAATATTTTCAATTTTAAAAACTAATCGACAAACCGCAGATTCAGAAAGCCCGAAATCCAACCCAATATGATAATAAGTACGGTACTCTCTCCAGTATTGAAGAACCATTAAAACTTGGTCTTCAATAATTAATTTAGGACGACGACCTGATTTCTTTTTCTTTTGAGCATCAGCTTTAACTAAATCAACCATTAACTCAAAAGTTTGACGACTTACTCCAGCCATGCGCTTAAATTTTCTCGCAGTCAGGTGTTTAGCTTTCTCTATTTTCACTGCTCCTCAAAGTCCTAATCGCAAATTGCCAAATTTTTAATTATACCACAAAACACTTTTGCAAGAGTTCTAAGATGATTTGATTGCGCTCTCAGGTGTTCTTGACTGTAACACTGAGCAACTACTGAAAGATTACCTAGCAGGCTCATAATCCAGATGCTTTGATCAGAGGCTACTGGCTAGCTTTTGCTGATTGCTTTTGGTAGTTGTTCAACAAGGAGAAATATCGCATAGTAATGAAGGGGTTTGTTCCACCCAGTGAACTCAAACAGGTACTCATCTTTCTTCAAGTTTGAGTATGGTTGCCTATTGATTGATTTGATGACTGTTGATTGGCTTGGAGTTACAAGTGCTGGCTGCGTACAAATCAAAGTATTCCATCACAAGCATTAACAGAAAGATTAGCTAGTAACTAAGCTTTGATTAAGATAAGGTTATAAAAAAGAGCTTTTCACTTGTATAAGTCTATTTTTTAGAGCTAACAGCTTTAGGAGCGCTATTGCACACCCCAAAGCCTGTTCAAGTAGGAGACAAAGTTTTGATTCTACGTCCTTTCTATGTAACTGGAAAAGTTGGGGTAGTTTGTGGTCGAGAGCCACGCTCAGGTGCTCAATTAAACCTGAGTTCGACGTAAAAAAAAGACTGAAAATTAGACAGGATAAAGTTTGTAGCAATACAGGGCAATTCTTCCGTAATCTCAATAAGATTGCATAAATGAGAATAGACGTGAAGGGTACTCAAAGGGAGTATGATGAATTCGTGACGAATTCATGACGGGAATGAATACTAAAAAATTGTTGAAACGGGACACAAGAGGGGGAAGACGTGAAAATGCTGGCAGGAAGTCAAATTGGAAAAATAAAGACACAATTACCATCCGTGTGCCGAGGGCGATCGTCTCAAGAGTGATCGAAGTAGCTCATAGAATTGATTCTGGAGAGCAGATTGAATCTGATACAGAATCAAAAAATGCGGAATGTGATGTTGTGACTCAATCAAAGACCAGGGGAAATGAAATAATCACACAATCAAATCGAGAGAGTCAAGAATTAAAATCAGATTTTGTGACAAATTCTATAATTAGTTACGATCAAGCGATTGAAGTAGCAAAAGAAATTCTCAAATCTAAAAAATCAGCACGAATATCAGTCGCCAAAATAATTTCAGAAATTTACCAAGAAACTTTGCCTCCTGAGGATTTTAAATCGTAGTTTCTGTCTCCATTATTGATTTTGTGATTATTTTAATATGCGAAAGGAGAAATATGGAATTAGAAAAATTGTTTTGTGACGTGGATGATTTCTGTGCAGAATTTGAAAAATCTTGGCAAGAAGAACTACTCTCTTCAAGTGAGCGCAGAAGTACAAGAAAGTTTAATTTATGTTGAAGCGAAGTCATGACAATAATTATTTATTTTCATCAATCATCTTATCGAAATTTTAAGGATTATTATACTAAGCACGTATGTAATTTTTTCGCCAAATATTTTCCTCAGCTAGTAAGTTATAACCGATTTGTAGAATTGCAGAAAAGTGCTTTAATCCCCTTATGTTGGTATCTTCATCTACGTCGCGGACACAGCACTGGTATCAACTTCATTGATGCAACTTCCTTAGAAATCTGTTTAAATCCAAGAGCTAAACGTAATAGAGTTTTTAAAGGATTAGCCAATTGGGGTAAAAGTTCTGTCAGATGGTACTTTGGCTTTAAATTACATTTAATCATTAACGAAAAAGGAGAAATTATTTCCTTTATGATTACCCCTGCCAATGTTGATGACCGTAACCCGGATTTCTCACAAGACTTTAGAAAAGAGGGGTCAAAAACTGCCAGAATGTATGTTGCAAAAGAATTCTAGCAGTTTTAAGTATGACCCCAAATAAAAACGATTGTATACCGGAACAGTTCAGATTTGGACTAGTAAAATCATGTCCAGTTGTAGTTAATTTCAATGGTGAGCCTGTAACATCTGATGCAGGATTAATATTAATTGCGGAACTAGATAGAAAAAGAGAAATAACATCACGGCTGGCAGCATGTTTTAAAGATTACCGAGAGCCAAACAAAATTCTGCATCCAGTTAATGGCTTAATTGCACAAAGAATATATGGCTTAATCATGGGCTATGAAGATGTAAATGACCATGAAACTCTACGCCATGATGGGATATTCGCACTGGCAGTAGGAAAAGCAATTAATTTAGAACAAGAACCAATTACTCTGGCTGGAAAAAGTACCTTAAATCGGATCGAGCATTGTCCAGAAGATATCTCTTCAAGAGCAGATAGCCGATATCACCGTATTGAACATGATGCATCAGCCATAGAAACACTCCTAGTTGAGCTATTTTTAGTAGTCGAGTTTTTTGAAACCTTATTTCCTCCATCACCAGATTTAAAGAACGACGCAGCAGTATTTGTTGATAACTCAGTTTGGTATTGCTCTCTTGACTATCAAACTCTAGATAGTTGGAGCCGTCAGCGTCGTGTTGTCGCCAAAGTTGAATATAGCTATAAAGAAGTCGATACTCGCTTTGTAGTTACTTCGCTCCCTGTTAATAAAATCCCGCCAGGGCGACTTTATACTCAAAAGTACTGCCCGCGCGGGAATATGGAAAATTGTTTAAAAGAACAAAAGCTAGGGTTACATAGTGATAGAACAAGTACCCATACGTTTGAAGGGAATCAATTACGTTTGTGGTTTGCGTCTATTGCTTATATTTTGATGAATGCTCTACGAGAACAATGTTTAGCAAAGACGGAATTCAAAAATGCAACTGTTGAGATTATACGCACAAAATTATTGAAGCTAGGAGCCGTCATTACTATTAGGAAACGACGAATTTTAATCGCAATTAGTAGTGCCTGCCCTTATAAAGAGATTTTCGCAATGGTTTATAAGAGTTTATCTCAATTACCTTGCCCTGGCTGATAATGACCTAATTTAATTCATAAGTAATAACTGATTTTGATTTTTAATAGCTGGTTTTTAGGGTTATTTTACTTGATTTAAACCCATGACTTGGCATATCAATTTTTATTACTAGAAGTTAGCTTTTTCAGTGTAATTCAGCGAATGCACCAACAGAAAAATCCCAAGCCAGCAAGTTAACTATGTTGAAAATGGGGCATCAAAAAGGGATGGCGCTGCTGAATATCCTCAAAGCCCAAGGTAGTCTAGAGAAGCGCTTACAACCTCAAGGTATTTCTGTAACCTGGAATGAATTTTCCTCGACTGCACCTTTACTTGAGGGAATGGGTGTAGGTGCGATCGCTTTTGGTGGTGGCGGCGGTACAGGTAGTGTTTTTGCTCAATCCAGTGAGAAACCTTTCCTGCGAGTGGCTGCGAGTACGAGTAGTACCAGGAGTTCAGCAATCTTGGTGAAAGAAAATTCACCTATCAAAACTCTTGCTGACTTAAAAGGTAAGAAAGTCGCTTTTGCTAAAGGCTCAAGTTCACAATATATGATTGTACGTGCTTTAGAAAAAGTAGGTTTGAAATATACAGATATTCAACCTGTCTATCTAACTCCAGCCGAAGCTTTACCAGCATTTGAGCGCAATGATTTTGATGCATGGGTAATCTGGGACCCTTATACTGCGGAAGCTGAACGTAAGCTGCGTACTCGTCTGTTGGCAGATAATACTACGGTATTTGGTGATAAAGCTTTTGTAGAAAGCCCTGGATTTTATTATGCTGCACCAGATTTTGTCCGCGATTATCCAGATATTTTGAAAATAATTTTGCAAGAACTGGAAAAAGCAGGTAGCTGGGCTAAAAATAACAACAAAGACTCAGCAAAACTACTTTCCAAACTCTACAAAGTTGATTTAGCCACAATGGAAATTGTAGAGGAACGCGGAGGCGATCGCAAAGTATTGCCTGTGACTGATGAAGTTCTCACAGGGTTACAAAACATGGCAGACAGCTTCTACGAACTCAAGGTTATTCCCAAGAAAATTGATGTTAAAGATAAAAACTACAACTGGGTTCCTGAGCAAAAGTGGTAAAGCACACCTGATGTATTAGAAACCCTTTCATGCTAAGGAATAGGGAGCAATGAAAAACTCCATCCCCTTATGTGTGAAGTTTTTGGGCATTGGAAATGGGACATGGGCAATCAAGCGCCGACTTTCTGTAACTTGCCTTTTGTATTAATTTGTGGCAAATTACTCGGT
It includes:
- a CDS encoding transposase family protein, which produces MAFRYRFLVISAPGGIRLTKEQKKYNRELNRLRIVVEHVNRRLKIFKILSDRYRNPHRRFGLRSNLIAGIYNHELAL
- a CDS encoding class I SAM-dependent methyltransferase, with protein sequence MVSLPNWYFDESKMAGVDFEDAAQAESFDLKQPSSTPEKEQALVSRLGITSGQIVIDLGAGTGTFAIQASLTGASIHAVDISQAMLTYARNKAQKAGATSIQFHRAGFLTYRTLA
- a CDS encoding GNAT family N-acetyltransferase — protein: MELIPYSYEFQASLEEFLEIMYSYRGYKFDPTGLHSDIRNIENIYQSPGGNFWIIIENAALIGSVGLKILNKIDKIGEIKRYFVLPLYQGKGIGTLLMEHLLLNAKKNELHILRLDTMRKSIAARKIFEKYGFQEINKYNENEIAEIFMELKLKK
- a CDS encoding IS4 family transposase; amino-acid sequence: MLPEFYETNLKRELGRAEYLLLKILINLLQSIKTVSLEALATALPIPILFESRRKKIQRFLSLNYINVEEIWFPIVKSWLEIYFPLTEVVYVVIDRTNWGCINLLMISVVWDKRSIPIYFELLNKLGSSNFDEQKVVFNKALPLFKNYKTVVLGDREFCSLKLANWLTEQKVYFCLRIKKDAFIEIEPEIWLQLKDSGLSPGVSFFFQGVKYTKSTGFISFNLAGKWKRKRFGVAPEEGWFILTNFDTLESSIKAYKKRFDIEEMFRDFKSGGYNLEDTNVSGQRLISLILLISLAYTAATISGQKVKRMGVQKYVGRIKELGRTVRRHSSFYIGLYGSNWVDFMENSYELVADLMTLAPNKRKYYQQGKRAMRLILSAS
- a CDS encoding ABC transporter ATP-binding protein, with translation MLADQERLKSDLRTLTSLQRLFHYFKPYRFQWLIAVLALLAVHVVEAAIPIYLKVGIDLISKQDENILLPVLAILGLTAVRFAILHFGRRKNALISIYISYDLKQEFYAHLQTLGRGFYANYQLGDLIARATNDMESIRRFFRSAVHRLVSLIGVALIAPIFMVQQSLQLTLLLIPLLVVIVANGWYLAGRILLASATVQAGFGALTETVQQNLKGIRTIQSHAQEEREIKHFTGVSHRYALAHQKLIHLNAILTASVVLGSGLMTLIVVGVGGSQVLAGQMSVGTLTAFIFYLAMILGVIKESSFVVYALLNASTAATRVFEIVDQKPEIQDAPAGSSAQPINGEITVYNLSYSYPVGAGLRSRSVLEQISLSISPGEMIAIIGRVGSGKSTLLRLLARQLQPNSGQIKVDGQDLRDIPLSHLRQNLSFVPQDTFLFAAPISENISFDNPKRSPESIWQAARSAQLEATINKFNAGLSTLIGERGVTLSGGQKQRTSLARGLIRQTPILLLDDCFSALDTRTEALVLSQLRSVRDGLTTVLVSHRMLAARYVDRIYVLEQGRIVETGSHDELISQDGYYAKLNGIQDET
- a CDS encoding ATP-binding cassette domain-containing protein; its protein translation is MAFTITLKDARHAAELIQTLDFIEGLPLGFDTILEDRGQNLSQGQRQLLAFTRVIALNPEILILDEATASIDPETEAAIQAALAKVTINRTSIIIAHRLQTIRRADRIVVLNHGQLVEVGNHTELMLRNGFYKTLYEAQLYKGIGQNTSNRPIKDF
- a CDS encoding ABC transporter ATP-binding protein; its protein translation is MTSSKTSNTLGRLDPFEASIGMRNSFASNVWRLRHWMVPYRWRIGLALLFAMLSATAAVLVPIVVSRVVVDGILMHNYRTDLPDYGQMALIKRLAIALDTEQIIAACVVGLFWVLLWSGFGYAFRTQLSRAALLGLSDLRRDLFAHVEHLPAAFYDRVMVGQVLTRIANDIESLSELLTGVGALAGELIPLVVAVSVMLSLDAILVAKLSPLLIFVAAVIVTFRYYSSPIYQVIRATLSRLNEHLHENLSGIEIVQMSGREALSFKQYSDINDANRVAETKAIMAETVYNPIVDNISYLAIACILWFGGQHVLSHTTTLGSVVLFLQFSDMLFRPIVALGDQANAVFRAAAACDRIFRLLDWKESLSVPSQPIPLPEGLHGRIEFRDLSFRYETGESVIQHFNLNVAPGENIAIVGPTGSGKTTLTRLICRFYDVPEKSLFIDGIDIMQIDPAQIRKRVGVIFQDFHLFPGTVYDNIALGNSTITRMALRKEKIVEAAGVQRSGGAGEKEEVLGIAFGYLEIPLCTPAPLPLCNPYAAYSSA